The following proteins come from a genomic window of Dissulfuribacter thermophilus:
- a CDS encoding threonyl-tRNA synthetase editing domain-containing protein, with protein MKLLLFFAKSFEYRPFKKVLDHVEDVSTQGAKWSNTVVVFFQFEEEDLEKGPELVRKLVKNIKWISGKFSTKTVVFHSFNHLSSSKAPSWFAQPKIDQAKKRLENSGYTVGETPYGYLNEWSIHVSGESLAKVFKEL; from the coding sequence TTGAAACTCCTACTTTTTTTTGCCAAATCCTTTGAATACAGGCCATTTAAGAAGGTCCTCGATCACGTAGAGGATGTATCCACCCAGGGTGCCAAATGGTCCAATACTGTAGTGGTCTTCTTCCAATTTGAGGAAGAAGACCTAGAAAAGGGACCGGAACTCGTTAGAAAACTGGTAAAAAACATCAAATGGATTTCAGGAAAATTCTCCACAAAAACTGTAGTCTTTCACTCATTTAATCATCTTTCATCCAGTAAGGCCCCTTCCTGGTTTGCCCAACCCAAAATTGACCAGGCAAAAAAAAGGCTTGAAAACAGTGGTTATACTGTGGGTGAAACACCCTACGGTTATTTAAATGAATGGTCAATACATGTAAGTGGCGAATCTCTGGCAAAAGTCTTTAAGGAGTTATAG